GCAGACTATAAATACCGGAAGCATTACTTACTGCAACTATATCGCTACCCTCTTGAGATACATAAACACCTGATATTGGTCTGTTATTATTTGTGACAGTGCCTGTGATCACACGCATCTGCCCTATTGCTACGCCGGAGGCTAGCAAGGTGAAGCCAAAAGCCAATTGAATATGACTTAGGCTGCAAAAGTTTTTTTTCATACTTTTGAAAAGATTTAATTCGTTAAATTTTAGGCTCTTCTCTGCATTGTGTAAACTCGAAAATACGTTTATGCAGGGAGGGCTTTTCTTTTTCTATGGCTACTTATTTTACACTTTCTGTTTCTTAATACTTGATTTTTACTTTAGAATTTCTTGATGATCTTATTTCTCTTCGCTTCATTCCAAAATAATCGATAATGCTTGGGGGAAGTCTCAGTAAGAACATAGCAAAACCTCCTGCCCCAGAGCACATCTAAAAAAATTAATCTGAATGAAAATTGTGTCCTATAAAAGCTTTAAAGCCGCAATGAGTTGTACACCCCATTGTATCGTGCAGTCTGATACCGTATTTTAAGGAAGCGGCTTAGGTTTAATTGTAGAGAAAGCGGACAGCATTGGAAAAAAACGGCGTGGGACTCTACATTATCCAATTCGGGGTACTGGTATACCTTTGACACAGATAAGAGAGCCCACGCCTAGGTCGTGAGCTTCCTGCTTATCGTCTCGTGTCATAAAAATTACCAGTTTTCGAATTGAGATTCTAAGCAATAGCTTCTAATATTTCGTTGAAGTATCGCAAAATTACACTTCTGTAACTTATTTTACAAATATAATAAAAATATCCAAATCATTCGCTATAGCGAACAGTATTTTTCATTTTAATCTTTTCTTTTGATAAAGATTATAATAAAATGCAAGATAAAGAGATACGTAATAGTAAAAATGCGCTTGTTAATAAGCATTTATGCAATTATATTGAAGGTAAATTCTTGCGGGAATATCGTAACCAACAAGGGGAAATACTTTCACAAAATGAATATGCTAAACTCTGTGGAATAACTTCTTCTACAATTTCAAAGTTAAAATTACCTGAAGGTTATAATATTCCGATGTCAACAATTTATAATATTCTTAGACACGAACAATATTCTTTGGAAAGATTCTTTAAAGAATTTGAAAATTCCAAGGGCATAAATATTCCAGATTAAAATTATAACGATAATTGGTTTACTGTAACTAAAATGTAAATTCATTAACAAAATGTCCCTAAATTTCCAGGAAAATGACCCAAGTTTAGAATCCCAATGGCGAGCGATTATATTGTTTGGGAAAAATTCTGCGACTTATAAATTTGCATTCGGAAAGATCCTCTTAAAATTAGTTTCAAAAGAAACAAATACGTTTTCACTTAAAGACATCTCATCACTCTTTGTCGACAGTATTTTAGAACACCTTAAAAGAAACGATAAACAAGGAAACTCTAACTCTAGTGCATTTTTGAATGCTTGCCGAAAATACAATCATGGTGATATTGATTATGATAATCTGCTAAATATTACGGAAAAATATGGATTTGTAAATGTAGTTGATGCCTTCCAAAATGTTAATGGAGGAATTATAGCAAACAAATTTTACGAAAAAGATTACAACGGAACCAACAAGAACATTGTAGTAAGAGATGAATTGTTAAAACTTAAAGAAAGTATTCAATTCACTAATTTCAACGAAGAGGTAGAAGCACGATGGAACCTTGTAGAAACTGCTTGGAATTTAAAAATAAACCCAGATCTACTTGAAGTTAAAATTGATAACGATCTGCAAACTCTCTTTATCGAAAGTGATTTTATGAGAAGAAAAGACATCTCCTCTGCTAAAGCTTCATTAAACGGATATCAGAAAGGTAAATGCTTCTACTCCTTTCAGGATATATCAATAAAATCAGGAGATGAAAATTTATGCACGGTTGATCATTTTTTTCCTCACGTTCATAAAATCAGGATAAATGAATCGGGAGCGAATGTAAATGGAGTTTGGAATTTGGTTTTATCAGACAAGTTTGTGAATCTATCGAAGAGTTCTAAAATCCCCGAGTTAAAATACTTAGAAAGGCTTTTTACAAGAAATGAATTTTACATTGCAAGCAAACATCCCCTTGGTGAAACGATAGTAAATCAGACCGGGAAAACTTCATTAGATAGAAAACGTTTTTTACAAAAGCAATACAATTTATCAGTAAATTTATCACTCCAAAAATGGAAACCTTTAGTTGAATTTGCCCCTCTTTTCTAATGAAAGATTTCACAACAATATCAGACGATAGAATTTTATACAAAGGCAATTATTTCTTCATAATAGAAGATGGGTTCCCTGTTTCCCCAGGTCATTTATTAATAATTTCAAACGAAATTAGAAAGGATTTTTTTGAACTCACCGAAGAAGAAAAAAATAACCTTCCCGAAATGATCGAAAAAGCTAAAGAATTTATCTTAACTAAATATCAGCCCAATGCTTACAATATAGGAATGAACTGCGGAGTTGATGCAGGGCAAACGGTTTTTCATTTCCATTGTCATATAATTCCAAGATATAAAGGTGATATGGAAAACCCAAGAGGTGGTGTTCGTCACGTTATTCCGAGTAAAGGAAGTTATTAATTCTATCTTGTTTAAGCACATTTTTATACTATTAAGACTCCTCTCATTTTATATTTTGGCAATGTATAATCATAGCATTTTTGCAAAAACTTATTTTAATCCTTTTAAAATTTTCAATGATTTTCCTAAAAATACTCACTTACATTAGTTTTGACATTTAAAAAATGAAGTAATTCATAATTTGATAACTTTATAACTAAAAGGAAATCCAATGAAATACAGTCGTGAAAAATTAAATTCATTTTCAGGAGAAAAGGTTGACAAATCAGAATATGACTCCATTGCGCAGGAACTTGTTAAATCTGTGTTAGAAGGAAAAAATGTTAGTCTCGCAGAAGAATCTTTTGCTTGTTCAATCATAAAATTACTACGTAAAGATGGTACTAACGAATTAGCATTTGATATCAGCCAAGTTGAAAAGTGCAAAAATTATAGATTTAAAAATGCCTATTTACTATATTTTTCTGACTTAAATGGTCACAAACAAGTAATTGATCCATCAGGAGTTATTTCTGAAAAACAAAAGACTCTTGATGTTACATTTCTTGAAAATGAATATCAAATTTGGAAAAAACTTCTAAAAGGTGAAACCCAAAAGAATAACTTGACAGGGTATCTGGCGAGAGAAACTGAACATCAAATTAAAGAGTTACATTCCTACGGTTCTCAAAGTATGCTTGGATCAAATTATATAAAATACCTGGAAAAATCTTTAACTCTCCACGGTAAATACATATACTTAACAGTAAAAGAATCATTTGAGGAAATTGGAAATCCTGAAATAAATTTTAATGATGGCAATAATAACTTTATAATAGATTCTTACTCGTACGTTCATACATTATTCAGACATTTCGCAAAAAGTATCAAACAACATCAAATAGATAAAAGTTACCACTTTGATCAAAATATAAAATTTGATAACATTCCAAACTTTATTTTAGAATTATTAAAATGCTATTCAACCTCTAATTTTTCAAAATCATTTAATAAGCAAAACATCTACTTTAAATATAAAGGAAGCTCTTATGCAATTTGGTTTAGGAAACTAAAAAAGAATATTAAAGGTGGATCAACAGCTGAGTTTCTAAGAGTTCAAACATTGTATCCTGTTGAAAACAGCGAAGAATTGGAAAAAATTCAGAAATTAAATTCAGAAATTACAAATTGTAATTTTGAATTTTTCCAATAAAACGTAGTAACTTTCCTAATAGCTTTACAAAAACTATTCACAATTAAAATTTTGGGTTTCTAAAATAAACTACTCTGCTATCGCAGAAACCAAATACAAGTTAATCACCTTAAAATCAATATTTTATAAATAATTCACCCCAAAATTTTTTATTAAGTTTACTTAAGGAGAAATTACATAAAGAAAGAGATAATCATTTTTAGGAGTGAAGATGAGAGAAAACAAATCCTGAATAATGTAAGATTTTTACTTTTGGCTATTCATAAACGTACTCATATTTATTATTTTATTATCGTAGCTGTTGTATGCTACTTCAACAAAAAAACTATATAATTTATAAAGTACATACTTTACCTCACCTTTTACAGATGAATCAATAAATTCACCACTGCTAAAAACAAGTTCATATTGTTCTTCTTCTGGCAATTGGGTGAATTCGTAGAAAGATAATTCCTTACTCATACTTATTTTCCAATTTCCTTATAGTATCTATCAGAACATTGTTGTAGAACTTCATCTGTTTCTTTTAAAAGTTTTACTTTTTGTTGCAGTTCTGTTTCTTTTAGCTTTAGCTTTTCCTCAGACGAGTTAAGCTTTGTCGCACTTTGGTAAAGAAATACTGATAGCGTAATAATTACTATTGCTGAAAATGTGCTGTAAATTTTTAATGTTTTCATATTTGTGGCTTTTTGTAAAGGTAGGAAATATTCAATTTCAGTCCTTGCAAACAATTTATTACTATATTTGAAAATACAGTGAAACTACAAAATCTACTCATTTGAATATGAAATATTTCCTTTTACTAAGTTCTCTGTTAGTGTTTACCACTACATTTGCCCAAGAGAATAAAATTAATAAAGAAAAATGGCACTGGAATAATAAAAAGCAAGATACAATTGCAGGATATTGTCAAGTTTTAAAAGTTGACAATGTCTTATATATTTCAGGTGCAGTAACTAATAAGATAACGCCAGAAGGAATTACTTCTGTTTACAACGATTTAAAAGCATCACTGGCAAGTTATGGTGCTACTTTCGAAAACGTTGTTAAAGAAAATTTGTACACAACAGATATTGAAATGATGAAAAAATATAATGATGCTAGGAAAATATTTTACAAAAATGATTTTCCTGCAGCTACTTGGATACAAGTACAAAGATTATATATGCCCGATGCTAAGTTAGAAGTTGAATTGGTTGCGCACTTACCTAAATAACTCGATTAGGTTTTAATTGTTTTCATAAATGTGCTTTTTGTAAAAATAGAAAAATTCCATAAAATTCTAATGAGAGTTGGGATTTTATGACTGCAAATAGCAATTAAAAATTGCATATATTTAAGATTTAGCAGTAATTCTATGAAAAGTCTACCGCAAGAAATTAAGATTCTTAAATTAATAAAGGAAAGATTGGATATACTAATGTCCAATCGGGAAACTGCTGTTGAAATTAGATCAAACGAATTATATGAATTTGTAAAAAAAGACCCTATTTTGAACAGTTATTTCAAAGATGGAAAAATGTTTAATCAATTCCTTCGACAATATCACAATAACGGGATTATGAAACAAATAATTCCAAATTATAGCGTTGATACTTACAACAAAAATTTTTACAGATGGTTTTTTTCAAGAGAGATTAAAATTAAAAATGAACCTGGAAAATTAGTTGAAACAAAAGAAAGTAGTTTAAGCTATTACAAATCAGGTTTGTATATAATTGCTGAAAATGGGACAAAACTAAGGTCTCTGCAAGAAAAAAAAATTTATGAAAATTTAATTAGATGCAATTATTTAGCAATTGGTTATGATGCGCAAATTATAGGAAAGTATGACAGAAAATATGTTGATTTTAAAATATTGAACAAACTAACTCAAAAAACATTCTATTGGGAGCACTTTGGTATGACAAATTCAGATCAATATTTAACTTCTGTGGAAGCTAAAATTGAATGGTATAGAAATAATGGTTTTAAAACAGTTGAAAATAGAGGTAATGTTATTTACACTTATTTTTCAACAGATAATAAATTTGAAAAAGATATTAAAAAGTATATCGAGTTGATTATAGAATAAGAAAGTATTAAGAAAATCAGAATTTTTGCTTTATGGAAAACCGTAATAATACCATTTAAAACCTTCTTACCTTTACTTTTATTAACCTAAAAAAATTATTATGAGTGATGATTTAACTAAAAAACCCCTAGATACAACTAGAGTGAATGTGAGTGAGAGTTGGGAATTAGACCACTGGTCAAAAAAATTTGGTGTTACCAAAGAACGTTTGAAAGAAGCAGTTAAGGCTGTGGGAACGTCTGCTGATGCAGTCGAGAAGTATCTTAGAAAATAAATATGACTTTTAAGTTCCAAAATAAATCCTGACGAGAGTTGGGATTTATTATTTTACACATTTAGCATAGTAAAAAAAATTATATTTGAGTCTTATCACAAATTTTATTAAGAATGACCCGTTTAGTTGAAATTTATAAATCTTTATCTTTTCTTTTCACACAAATAAAATTAACAATTCTCTGTATTGAGGAATGTATAAAAAACCATTCAGAATTAAGTAAAATTAAATTTGATGAAAATTTTTATAATCAACCTGGATTTTCAATGTCCTCAAGAGCAATTTTATCAAATCATTGCTTAATACAATTTAAATCATTTTTAGATGAATATAAAAACTTTAATGAAAGTAATTTTGATGGAAAATACGCTGAATCGATAAGAAGAGTAAGAAATCTAAATCAATACGGAATTAAACGAATTAATAAATGGAAAGATTTAGAAAAATTCAGAAATGATATTCTCGCACATAATTTTAAAGCAAATAAGAAGTCATTTTTTAATAATCCGAACAATGAGGTTTATGAATATTTAATTCCTGATTCTTTAAATGAAAAAAAAG
The sequence above is a segment of the Chryseobacterium turcicum genome. Coding sequences within it:
- a CDS encoding helix-turn-helix domain-containing protein, coding for MQDKEIRNSKNALVNKHLCNYIEGKFLREYRNQQGEILSQNEYAKLCGITSSTISKLKLPEGYNIPMSTIYNILRHEQYSLERFFKEFENSKGINIPD
- a CDS encoding DUF3606 domain-containing protein; protein product: MSDDLTKKPLDTTRVNVSESWELDHWSKKFGVTKERLKEAVKAVGTSADAVEKYLRK
- a CDS encoding HIT family protein; translated protein: MKDFTTISDDRILYKGNYFFIIEDGFPVSPGHLLIISNEIRKDFFELTEEEKNNLPEMIEKAKEFILTKYQPNAYNIGMNCGVDAGQTVFHFHCHIIPRYKGDMENPRGGVRHVIPSKGSY
- a CDS encoding RidA family protein, whose amino-acid sequence is MKYFLLLSSLLVFTTTFAQENKINKEKWHWNNKKQDTIAGYCQVLKVDNVLYISGAVTNKITPEGITSVYNDLKASLASYGATFENVVKENLYTTDIEMMKKYNDARKIFYKNDFPAATWIQVQRLYMPDAKLEVELVAHLPK
- a CDS encoding HNH endonuclease family protein, whose product is MSLNFQENDPSLESQWRAIILFGKNSATYKFAFGKILLKLVSKETNTFSLKDISSLFVDSILEHLKRNDKQGNSNSSAFLNACRKYNHGDIDYDNLLNITEKYGFVNVVDAFQNVNGGIIANKFYEKDYNGTNKNIVVRDELLKLKESIQFTNFNEEVEARWNLVETAWNLKINPDLLEVKIDNDLQTLFIESDFMRRKDISSAKASLNGYQKGKCFYSFQDISIKSGDENLCTVDHFFPHVHKIRINESGANVNGVWNLVLSDKFVNLSKSSKIPELKYLERLFTRNEFYIASKHPLGETIVNQTGKTSLDRKRFLQKQYNLSVNLSLQKWKPLVEFAPLF